DNA sequence from the Leptospira limi genome:
CAATGACTGCGAGTGCTTCACCTACTTTTAGTTTGGTGCCTTCTCCTTGGATGATTTTTAAGATCACTCCTGAATCATAAGCTTCCATCTCCATGACTGCTTTGTCAGTTTCGACTTCCGCGAGGATGTCCCCTGGACTTACGGAATCACCTTCTTTTTTTAGCCATTTCACAATGGTTCCCTCTTCCATCGTAGGGGATAATTGGGTCATTTCTTGTATTTTTGCCACTCTGGTCTCCTTAACGTAACATCTCTCGGATGGTATCTGCCACTCGGTTGGCATTCGGCAAACTCATTCGTTCCAGGTTTGCAGCATAGGACATTGGAACATCCATTTGTGTAACTCGTTCCACAGGGTGGTCTAAATAAGAAAAAACATTTTTTTGGATGAGGTGGGAGATTTGTGCTCCAAACCCAGCCACAGGCCATCCTTCTTCGACAACAATGGCTCTGTTAGTTTTTTTGACCGATTCATAGATAAGATTTTCATCTAACGGTCGTAAACTGCGTAAATCCACGATTTCGACAGAGATTCCTTCTTTTTCTAAAATGATTGCAGCTTCTTCCGCAAAACTGAGAGCCCTTGACCAAGTAACGATAGTTATGTCTGTTCCTTTTCGTTTGATTTCTCCAAGACCCAAGGGAATTGTATATTCCTGTTCAGGGACTTCTCCTTTAGAACCGTACAAAACTTCTGATTCAATGAAAATGGTTGGATTGTTATCTCGGATTGAAGATTTGAGAAGACCATAGGCATCTTTTGGTGTGGCAGGGCATACAACTTTGAGACCAGGGCAGTGGGCATACCAAGATTCAAAGGCTTGTGAGTGTTGGGCTCCAAGCCTTCCTCCTGCACCACCTGCACCGCGAAATACTATTGGCATCGGAAATTGACCACCACTCATATAATTCATCTTTGCGGCCGAGTTGATGATTTGGTCGATTGCCACCAGTGAAAAATTCCAAGTCATAAATTCAATGATAGGCCTGAGTCCCACCATCGCCGATCCCACACCAATCCCTGCAAATCCATTTTCAGAAATAGGGGTGTCAATCACACGTTCTTCCCCAAACTTATCGAGCATCCCTTGGGAAACTTTATAGGCACCTTGGTAATGTCCCACTTCTTCTCCCATCAAATAAATCATGGGGTCTTTTTCCATTTCTTCCACCATGGCTCGATTGAGTGCTTCTCTATAGGTTAACACTGCCATTTATTTATCCTCCGCGTACACATACTTGTGAAGTTGGGAAAGAGGTGGTTCGGGAGAGGATTCTGCAAATGCATAAGCTTCATCAATTTGGGTTTGGATTTCGATTTCTAATTTGTCCAAAACTTCGGGTTTAATTCCACCTAACTCAAGTTCATGTCTTGCACGCATCAGTGGGTCCTTCTTTTTATAGGCATCTAATTCTTCTTTGGTTCTGTATTTTGCTGGGTCTGACATGGAATGACCACGAAACCGGTAGGTGGATACCTCGATGAGTGTTGGACCTTCCCCTCGGCGTGCCCTGTCGACTGCAACTTTTACATGGTCTCTAACCTTTCTAACTTCATCCCCTTCGATATGGTCTCTTGCCATATCATATGCATAAGCTCGCACTGACACATCTTTGACAGCAAGGGCTCGGTATTCGGGTGTTCCCATCGCATAATGGTTGTTCTCGCAAATGAAAACAACAGGCAGTTTCCAAATGGCAGCAAGATTGAGTCCTTCATGAAAAGAACCAATATTAGCAGCTCCTTCTCCAAAAAAACAAATGGTGACGGAATCTTCCTTTTTGTATTTGGATGCAAAAGCAATCCCAGCGGCGAGTGAGATATGACCACCTACAATTCCATGGCCTCCCATAAAGTGTGCATTTTTATCAAAAAAATGCATCGATCCTCCATTCCCTTTGGAGATACCAGTTGCTTTTCCAAAAAGTTCAGCCATCAGAGGGTTTGGATGTAAACCACGAGCGAGAGCATGTCCATGGTCGCGGTACGTGGAGACAATATAGTCATGGGGAGTGAGAGCCGCAATGGATCCAACACCAACTGCTTCTTGCCCAATGTACAAATGGAGAAACCCACCAATTTTTCCAACGCTGTATGCTTTCGCAGCAGCCTCTTCAAACTTTCGTATAAGTACCATTTGCCTGTAGAACTCTTGTAATTCGCTCACAGATTGTGAGTCTTTGGGGATAGAAGAAACCAAATAGAACCTCCAAAACCACTAAAAAACTACACTATTTAGACAAAGAAAGAAAGCAAAAATCTTGCTCTTAAAAGAACTTAAAAGACAGTTTCCCTAGGACCTTTATGAAAATTACGAGTGCTGGTATCGAATTCCTGGAATTCAATGAATTTAAAAATTTTGCTGTGGATTATGATCTGTTAGGTTCTGTCTCACTCAGTGAACCTGTTGTTGATAAAAATGGAAACATCCTTATCAAAGAAAAAGTAGCTATCAAAGAAAACATATTAAAAAAATTGGAAGGTTTAGAAGGGAATTATATTCCTTCCTTCAAACTTGCAATGTCAAAAGATTTAATGAAGATGCTAAGACAAGTTTTGTCAAAAGCGATCTTAAATCGGATAGATGATAGGTCCAATGAATTCATTTTCCACCTTTATGAACAAAATGCAGAAAGAATGGCGAGTCTGAAAGGGATCATTCAAAACTCATTTTATTCCAAAACCGTTGCATTATCTTTTTTTCGTATTTTACTTTCGCACAAAGAATTTTTTAACCATTTAGCAGACTTTGGACTACTCAGTTTGGGTTCTGTCATCCAAAAACAATACGGATTTAAAATGGTGAACCGTTATAGTTTTTTAGCAGGTTTATGCGCTGATATTGCTGTATCCAAAGAAGGTTTGTACAGACAAAGTTTTTTTGGTTCTTCTCTTTCAACTGTTGTAAACCTCAGTATCGAAATTGCACGTAAACTCAATTTACCAGAAGAAGTGATCAGTGCAATTAACAACCATGGAAATTCCAATTTTGAAATTCCAGGTGTGAACCCAGCAAATGTCAATGTAGAAGACTTACGAAAACACCAATTGAACCAAGACTTACTACTCGGCAGTGGAATGGAAGATGATGCAAGTGATGATGAAGAAGAAGCGGGAGAATATGCTGATAACACCGCAGAAGTAACATTAGATGCACTGAAGATTGCTCGTTATATCATGGAGAATTTAAAGGTATCAACAGATAAAGAACATGTCTCTGAAAAACTCCTAGTGAT
Encoded proteins:
- a CDS encoding pyruvate dehydrogenase complex E1 component subunit beta, which produces MAVLTYREALNRAMVEEMEKDPMIYLMGEEVGHYQGAYKVSQGMLDKFGEERVIDTPISENGFAGIGVGSAMVGLRPIIEFMTWNFSLVAIDQIINSAAKMNYMSGGQFPMPIVFRGAGGAGGRLGAQHSQAFESWYAHCPGLKVVCPATPKDAYGLLKSSIRDNNPTIFIESEVLYGSKGEVPEQEYTIPLGLGEIKRKGTDITIVTWSRALSFAEEAAIILEKEGISVEIVDLRSLRPLDENLIYESVKKTNRAIVVEEGWPVAGFGAQISHLIQKNVFSYLDHPVERVTQMDVPMSYAANLERMSLPNANRVADTIREMLR
- the pdhA gene encoding pyruvate dehydrogenase (acetyl-transferring) E1 component subunit alpha, whose amino-acid sequence is MVSSIPKDSQSVSELQEFYRQMVLIRKFEEAAAKAYSVGKIGGFLHLYIGQEAVGVGSIAALTPHDYIVSTYRDHGHALARGLHPNPLMAELFGKATGISKGNGGSMHFFDKNAHFMGGHGIVGGHISLAAGIAFASKYKKEDSVTICFFGEGAANIGSFHEGLNLAAIWKLPVVFICENNHYAMGTPEYRALAVKDVSVRAYAYDMARDHIEGDEVRKVRDHVKVAVDRARRGEGPTLIEVSTYRFRGHSMSDPAKYRTKEELDAYKKKDPLMRARHELELGGIKPEVLDKLEIEIQTQIDEAYAFAESSPEPPLSQLHKYVYAEDK